One stretch of Castor canadensis chromosome 14, mCasCan1.hap1v2, whole genome shotgun sequence DNA includes these proteins:
- the LOC109679328 gene encoding CD70 antigen-like, translating into MNNSTALIGVVKERVLPPGSDIPREVPHRSWQAEALELAEVAEVSFCLLVTQRIPCTEDSSACRAGHWPPAVMAEEGACRVVPRLPWATILRAIVLLFLLGVTIYCCFCRQPPEQPGWDVAELHLNLTGPRQDSGLPWKAGPALGRSFLHGPELDNGQVRVHREGIYRLHIQVTLTNCSSAWTTTPRKDTLVVGICSPTTHSISLLRLNFGQGCIVSSQRLTPLARGDTLCTNLTLSLLPSQNADETFFGLQWVHP; encoded by the exons AGCGAGTTCTTCCCCCTGGGTCGGACATCCCCAGAGAGGTCCCTCACAGGTCGTGGCAGGCAGAAGCCCTTGAGCTGGCTGAGGTGGCTGAAGTTTCCTTCTGCCTTCTGGTGACCCAGCGCATCCCCTGCACTGAGGACAGCAGCGCGTGCAGGGCGGGCCACTGGCCACCGGCTGTGATGGCTGAGGAAGGCGCCTGCCGCGTGGTGCCTCGCCTGCCCTGGGCGACCATCCTGCGCGCGATCGTGCTCCTCTTTCTGCTTGGGGTGACGATCTACTGCTGCTTCTGCAGACAGCCGCCTGAGCAACCTGGG TGGGACGTAGCTGAGCTCCACTTGAATCTCACAG GTCCCAGGCAGGACTCTGGGCTTCCCTGGAAAGCAGGCCCAGCCTTGGGCCGCTCCTTCCTGCATGGACCAGAGTTAGACAATGGGCAGGTGCGTGTCCATCGTGAAGGCATCTACAGACTGCACATTCAGGTGACACTAACCAACTGCTCCTCTGCGTGGACCACCACACCACGAAAGGACACCCTGGTCGTGGGTATCTGCTCGCCCACAACCCACAGCATCAGTCTGCTGCGTCTGAACTTTGGCCAGGGCTGTATTGTCTCCTCCCAGCGCCTCACGCCCCTGGCTCGTGGGGACACCCTTTGTACCAACCTCACCTTGTCGCTGCTACCTTCCCAAAATGCTGATGAGACCTTCTTTGGCCTTCAGTGGGTCCATCCTTAG